A segment of the Zalophus californianus isolate mZalCal1 chromosome 3, mZalCal1.pri.v2, whole genome shotgun sequence genome:
AGGGACTGCCCAGCACACGGGCACAGACGAGGCCCTGGGACCTGAGCCTAACCCTAATGGGAGCCCCTGGAAGTCTGTGTTGTGAGAGGACAAGGTCAGAATCAGTTCATCACTACCTTCCCACgggggctgggacacaggcaggagggCGGTGGCTTTGCCTGGACCCCAGAGCAGACCCAAGCCCCTCTGAGCTGTGTTCCATGCCAAGCCCGAGCTCCTTGGCTCATCCTTGCATTGCCAAGTATGCACCAGCCTCCTGTGATAGCAGGCACGGAACATGTGTAGAGGTCCTACCCCTGATGGCGTCCCTAGAACTAGAAGCCAGAATACCCCGATGtgcagatggggagcctggggaggccctgagaggcaCGGGGTCTGTCCAGGGTCATAGCCCTGGGCATGCGCAGGAGTCCGgtctgaacccagctctgtgtcctcacagcaGGGACACCGGCTGCACCCAGGCCTCCcggggctgtgggtgggctgtgAGGGTGTCACTGTATGGatggggcatggggggagggtgagcattccgcagcgggggaggggggcccctCGGGGGGCTCTTGTGTGAGGAGGAAGTTGGGTAAGGGGACCCCAGGCAGTGGTGACCTCACTTCCCTGACAACAGAGCCCAACAGAATTTGGAACCCCGGTAACCAGGCACCCACATTCCAcagacagccccctgcccagctcatttCATTGGAGATCATTAAGGCAAGATGTTCACGTGTTGCCTGCCAAGGTCCCGAGGCTGCAGATGGAAGAAAGCGCGCCCTATGGATGCTGTCCCCCGCTGGGGATTTCATGTCAGGGCTCCCCACCGCCTCTGGCCATTTGGCCGGAAGGACAGAAAGGTGACACCAAGAGGCCCAGAGCTGGCCACCCAGCCCCACTCACTCTGATGACCTGTGTagccccaggtgccctccctgtgtgtctgtgtgtgtgtgtgtgcgcgtgtgtgtgtgtgtgcatatgtgtgtgagtgtgtgtgtaaagaggggTCATGGGGGTGGGGCCACCCCGAGCAGGAGCAGGCTGTTGAGGGGTCAGATACCCAGTGGGCAGGTCATGTTCAAGGTCAAGGCTGGCTGTGTGGGATGGGGTGTGTGGGCGCTGCCCCTTCTGCCCAAGGTTTATCCCGATAGCCCTGCAGGGATGGGTCACTGCATCCCGGGTGCAGGGCTGTGCGCGCACAGGTGTGTGTCtgatctgggagcagcagggggactAGGCAGGAGGACAGTGCTAATGGCCGGGCAGGGCTGTGATGCCTTGGGGCCGGCTACCGgtccctgtctttgcagaagGCCACGGAGGACATGGAGAAGCAGCTGGCGGACGTGCCCTCCTCCCTGACAGAGGGGTTGACCCCACAGGCATCCCGAaaaacaggtgctggggattgcCGGGCAAGACCTCCGACACCACGCGGACCACCGTCCCAGGTGGTTGTCCACCAGACAGTGGTCCAGGAGCCGGAGCCCACAGAGGTGGAGGCCGAGGCCGAGGGtgagaaggctggggctgggtgtttgtggtgtgtggggATGGGTCGGTGCGGCCCCACAAGGGAGGAGcccccagaggctggtgtggggccacGAGCAACGACTGGGCACAGAGCACACAGCGGGTGGACTGCAGTTGGGGAGACGACCCCGTGAAGGTTCCTTCCCGGctgtggcttctctgggaggccctgggctgggctctgtctctgcaaagGCCCACGGAGAGCAGGCATATGGGTGAGCTTTTCTCCTCTCACAGCTGCTCCACCACCTGAGGAGCTAGAGCCCGAtctggagggagggctggtgcCTGCAGTGACTTCAGGAGGAGACCAGGAGCCGGCAGGTGACCCGGCACCTGCCCACGGAGAGCCTGGCGCTGTCCAGGAAGAACTGGCACCTGCTCCTGcgccagcccctgcccctgctgcagttcctgccactcccccttcccccacccagcccctgcccctgcctcggaCCTAGATCCTGACCtggctcctgccccttcccttacccctgcctctgcccctgccccagcccctgcccctgcctgtgctcttgttcctgcccctgcccctgttcctgctcctgcccctgccagagCCACTGTCCCTGACCCAGATCCTACCCTTGCTCCTGCCCCTGTCTGTACTCCTGCCAGAGccgctgccccttcccctgcccctgccagtgGTCCTGTTCCTCCCCTGACCCAGatcctgtccctgctcctgccctggatCCTGCACCTGCCACTACTGctgaccctgtccctccccttgcccctgcccctgtccctgcccctatcctgagccctgcccctactcctgctcctgcagggctcccacagccacatccagagcccacagccctgcagggagagctCCTTGTACAATCACCCTTAGTTCCATCCCCGGAACCCGAGACCCCGCCCGATTGTTTCATGCCCTccccctgtgttctttctctctggtacatattaactgttattttatccttccatgtcctatatactgtttattatttgttttaaataaaattacttgttttcaattGAACACGTCTTGAGCATTAAGTACATGCCCAACGCTGTGCCACCACACCCCAGAACATTGCCGCAGAATATCTCATTCCCCAAAGGAGTCCCCGAACCAGAAGCCCTCCCTGCCCATTTCTCCTGCAGCCCAGACCCCGGTGACCCctaagctgctttctctctctgttcctttacctattcctgatgtttctgtaagtggaatcacacaataggGGCCTTTGTGTCTGCCCCCCTATTTTCAAAGGGGACTcgttttcttctgtgtttatttgtcATAAAATTTCCCTTATTTGATATTGAAATCCCCGACGGATGACACATCAGATGGAATCATAGAGGCCACTTTAGGAATTATGGGCACAATCTCGGGGCCGAGACCCCTGGTCCTGCTGGGACACCACAGCCTGAACCCAGACAggacagggctggttcctcctgagacccacacagaaaccagggaaatgcagaaagctggaagacacaCCACAAAGGGCAAAAGCATTGCTCACAACCCAAGGCCAGAGAAAGGGTTCACCTGACTCTGGTCCAAACCACGCTCCAAGTCACTGGGTTCCACAGGGACGGAGACCAAACACATGCAAGTCCAAGGCGGAAGGATAGGCACGCAGGGAATATGGGTCAGAGATGCGGGAGCTCCTGGGGAAGGACTCCGGCAAAGGAAACCCTATGGAGGCAGCGCTGGTCACCCTCAGACTGGCAGGtgtctggtctggggaccagcagccctggggagaacGTGAGGAAGTAGAGGTCCCCTGGAGAGAAGGGTGACGGGCACCCCTGTCTGGGAGAACAGTGAgcagcacccatcccaggccacAGGTGCACCCATCCTCAGCCTCGGACTCAGCCCCGGAAACTCTGGCTCGGTTTTTCACACACCTATTGTCAGGAGTGTTCATCACAGCGgtgctggagagagcagggaatggaACAGCACTAATGCCCAAGGAGATGGATGGGATCCACGGTCCCAGTTCTCATGATAGAATGCCCTGCAGCTACTGTCCCGGTGTCATCCGGGGCACAGGATCCGGGAAGCCCCTCCTGAGacccacccctcctgccaccctgcccctgggAACATTGGGAATTgtttgaggaggagggggagaggatccAGGATGACAGCGGGTCCAAGGAGAAGGAAGGTCAGCACTGGGAGGACAGATGGACGTGCCCTGAGCCACCATCCAGGGCCCGGGCTGTGATGCCCTCGGACTTCACCCCAAATAAGGACTCCTGATTTATGGAGCCCAGCTTCTGTGGTTttactccctccctcattcattctctccctcattcattccccacctccaaccctcccctccctccccctccctccctccctccctccttcctccctcattcaGCAGAGGATCTGGGGTCCCTGCTGTGTACTGAGCACTGGGGCTTCATCAGTGAGCACCCCCCAACCCACATGGTCACGTCCACTGTGGGAGGTGACGGGGGCAGTCCTCAGGGCTAGCactggtgatgagcaccaggaaTCTGCTCCTGAAAACACAGGCCAGTTGCACAAAGAATGGAGAGACCCATGCTTAGCACTTCCTCTAGAAAAATCTAGTCCTGAAAAGTGATGAAAAGTAAGTATATCCTAGACTTCATGCGATGTGAGTTCTAATGGCAGGTACCTACTGATTCCTAGAACCAACAAAGAGTAAATCATCCAGTGTCGACTGGGGTGTTGTGACCCAACTTTTCTGACCAAATGACACGTTTCAGCCAACATCTCCAGGGCCTCTGAGTTTTCCCAAGGGTCTCTGCGATTCTCTGATCCTTCCATCAACCTCCTTGGGAAGCTCTATCCTGTCGtcttccttgtctcctgcctcttctgggaCCCTTCCATGGCCTCCCCACCAGGGCCACCCCCACCAGGACTCCCTGTGCCCCCTGGCCTGACGCCCACATCCCATGCTGGGTCCTGTGAGCCCGGTGCTTTTTTGCAAGgactgtgtgctccctctggggTCACTTGGCATCTCCCTTGCAGTGGCCTGCATCTTCCTGTGCTGGGTCTCCTCTGAGCAGTCTGTGAGGCCGGACTGTACCCATGTCACGGGCATGGAAGCGAGAGTCCAGAAGGTCCAGACGACCTGCTCCCAGTCCCAGCGTGTGGAGCATGGGTCAAGGATGGTCCGCGAGCAGAGGAAGACTTGGGCCCAGGGAGACTGAGGGAGGATGTGGCACAGTGAGCCTGCAGGAGGAGAGTGAGCACTATGTGGGCCTGGTGCTCAGACCTGCTGGGAGACCGCATCTCACCCAcagcagctctgtccccagggctggagggtgtCAGGGTAGCCACCCTCCGAGGCTCTAGGCTGACAGTGactggcaggagaggaggtgcACCTGATGCAGGAGAGAaccctcaggcagagaggagggggcaggtgcttccccagcagctggaggaactCGGGGTAGCCACCCTCCCAGGGTGCAGGATGGCAGTGGCcggcaggggaggaggcacctggtgcaggagagagccctcaggcagagaggaggggataggctctcccccagcagcaggtgcaCTGGGGCAGGCTGAGGGGGCATCCGTGGACAGCAGTGCCTGCAGCTGGGGTCTCCACACagaccccctcctcaggctcagcACAAGCTTGTCTGGATGGCCTTTGTCCCCCAAATACAAAGTCTGGCCCAGGACCCTCCTCAAGCCCTGACTCCCAATCCTTTGACCTCAGCTCAAGTGACAAGAAATGGCCAATAGTTTAGGTGGGGTTGGGTGCACAGGGACATTTGCTTTTCTGGCCCATGCTGTAACATTGCtggcattttaaagatctcaGGGCTTTGATTCAAAAACGGTAGGATGCCGGGGACCCCAGTCGGCTTTCGGGaaacctgcctctgggccttgcagCCCTCCCATCCCACCAGTTCTGCTCAGAATCCCTCCAGGTCACAGACCCACAGTCTTGGCTCCTCAGATGGCCCGGACGATGCACCTTCAAAAAGCGATCCCGGTGGGGCAGCAGGACACACTGCGGATTCCAGCAAATACACCTCCCAGAAACTGAGGGTGCTGCTGGACGAGCTGTCTGAAAACAGCCATGTCAGGGTTCCAGGAAGATACCAGAGGCACAGGAGTAACTGAGGAGCATCTGAAGGTCAGGTAGGGGCAGTCAGAGCTTCCAGACCCTTCTTCCCTAAAGCTCCtcattcctcagcctttcttccgGTGATTCTGCCTGGTTTCTATTTGCCCCAACTGTTATCCATTGCCTTAGGCAGCAGAGACTCACGTATGCCTTTAAATGTTTTGGACATTGAATGTCCTCCAGTAGCCACTTCACTGCTGGGAGAGTTGGTAGCAAGCAAGAAGTCCCAGAGGACTCCAAGGGTCTGGACTTGGTGTTTCCCTCTCCTGAGATGGGGACACCTGTGGGAGGTGCAGGTggtcagctgggggaggggggcaggcacctGACGTGGACAGATGGGGCATAGGTGAGGCCCGAGGCCCCCGGGGTATGTGCCTGCCATCCAGACTGAACAGGTCTTCAAAGCTGCAGACTGGCTGGGATCATCTtcaggctgaggaggaaggtgaggggagcagaggggtggCTGGGGCGTTGGCGTGCCCGTGCAAGCAGTGCTGGGCTCCACAGTCTCCCTCAAGGGGACAGAAGTAGGAATCTGCTCTGACGGCTCCGCTCAAGGCAGCACCCCCTGATGGAGACGGGGGCAGCCCCTCGTGAGTTCCAGATGTCCTGGTGATTCTTGGGCACAGTCAcaaatctcagcttcttcatgaccCAGGGAATGAtggggggccagcccagcagcctcgGGTCCCGCAGATCCTCCAGGGGACAGCCCAGCAGCCGCGGGTCCCACAGGTCCTCGAGGGGAGGGTCCTGCATGACCGCGGGTCCTGCATGGGCTCTGGGGGCAGCCCCTCATGAGTTCTGTGTGTCCTGGTGATTCTTGGGCATGGCCcgaatctcagcttcttcatgacaggggccagcccagcagccgcGGGTCCCACAGGTCCTTCAGGGGACAGCCCAATAGCCGCGGATCCCATAGCTCCTCCGGGGACAGCCCCTCATGAGTTCTGGGTGTCCTGGTGATTCTTGGGCACAGCCAtggatctcagcttcttcatgaccTGGGGAATGAtggggggccagcccagcagccgcGGGTCCCACAGGTCCTCTGGGGACAGCACCTTGGTGGGCCTGTGGCCCAGCAGGTACCTGTTCGGGTGGCTCTTAACGGGCCACATGGCCTCATTCCCACTGGCCCAGTTGACCACCATCGCCTGGTGACAGGCCGAGGTCAGTCGGGGAACCTCCACCACCAATCCCCCATAAAGGCCCCCATGTAGTAAAAGTTGCCCTGGTCCCTGGGGATGTGGGTCTGGGACTGTGGCCAGCACGCGTAGCTAAAGTCCTCGTGGGCTGCCCAGTAGAAACCGGGGTGTGGGGTGCCAAAGAGGGTGCACAGGATCTCCATGCCCACACGGTCCCAGAACTTCATTCCCACATCCACGTCCACGAACACGAGGTCTTCCACGTCAGAGGAAGCGCTGCTCGCAGAAGCGGCTGATCATCGCTCTGTGCCGCATGGACACATCTTGCCAGTGCAGGACACCGCAGACCTTGAGGACCACCACCCTCCGGCCCTCCCAGAGTGGCACACGGGGCACGGCAACCAGCTGGTCAGTGAAAACGTAGTAAGTGACCCTGTGTCCACCATGAGGACCACCACCCTCCAGCCCACCCGGAGGGGCACACGGGGCCCGGCAGCCAGCTGATTGGTGAAAACCTAGTAGGTGACCCCGTGCCCCACCATGAAGTGCTTCTCTGCCGTCTGCAGGAACAGCTCCAGGAAGACCACGTATCCACAGGGGCAGTGGACAGGGCAGGCAGAGGGTCACTGCCAGAGGCTGGCAGCAGGACACCAGAGTTGGGGGCCATGGACGTGTGCACCTTCGTCAAGGGGGCAGGCCCCGGGCTGCTTTAAGCAACAGCCACCTCCTGACCTTCTTGAGTGAATCTGCCAGCAGGACCTCCCTAATGTCTGCTCCCAGAGATGGGGGCCATCAGCACCCCTTCTTCCAAAGGGGAGCCTGAGGCTTTGGAGGCTGGAAACCCATGCAGCCCCACAGTCAGCATGCTGGAGCCAGGAACACTCGGCCTGTGCTGAGCTCCTGGGCAAACCCTGCAGGTGCCCTCCACTGGCCGCCCCCCCTGCAGATCCCGTCCCCACCTTCCAGGAAGGAAGCACCTTTGGGCACAGCCCTCATTTCTATATCTTACAGACTGGGTAGAATCAGCAGGGCCGGCCACCTGTCCCACTTTGCTTTGAGTGGGCTGCCGCTGGCCCCCGCAGACCTGTCTCCACTTCCTGTAGGGTCCTCCCTGGAAGGCTACTGGGCATCCTGCTGACAAGGTGCTCAGTAAGCCACCGGTATTCCTAGGAGGGGTCACCCTCAAACTCTGCCACATCAGGAATCAGGTCCAGCCCGTGGACAGGGAAGGCAAAAGACGACACCAGGAAGAAGAGGGGGCTTACTTAGGGCCCAGGCTTGAATCCAAGGGTGTAAGCTTCCAGGTCCACGTCTACATCTCCCTGGCCCCAAAAGGTTGGAAGTCTTGTCCAGCCATGTCCCATGGCTGGTCCCCCTTTAAGGGTACTACCTGCTCCCCCCTGTGAGGACAGCAGCTCCCCCATTATCAGCAAGTGTGCTGCGCCCCTCTGAGACTGATTTTTTTGTGCAGACGCTAAGGCTACTTCCCTGGGCCTGCCCCATACCCGGCAGGTTAGTAAATTGGTCACACAGGGAAGGCGGGCACTACATTTAAATAGGGGATAAGCACACTCAACATGAGTCAGGTCACCAGAGGGCAAGTCCAGACCCAGCCAATGGGGGAACAAGCCAGATATGAAGCAGGGGATAGAAGAGTGAtcctggcagagggcacagcaaaagcaaaggctTGTAGTCAGGCCCAGGGCACATGTGGGACTACCACACACTTGGGTGGCCCACAGAAGGGTGGGCCGTGGTGgaagaggtgaggctggagaggtcGGGCAGGAGGGGAGCAGACCACAGAGAGGCCCAAAGGTTATGTTCTGAAAATATCACTCTAGTTACCAGAGGAGAATGGGTTCTGTGCAGCAGAGGACAGGGagaacctaaccctaaccctaatccCTAACTCCTAACCCTAGCCCTAACCACTATTACCAACCccacaaaatcagcaaaatacaTTCCTGTACCTTTCTTAAAATAGATGTAAGAAGCCAGATCAGAAGAATTGCAAAACCAAGAGCTCATAAATAGACTGTGCACCCTAAGCAAGTGGCTCTGCACAAACACCTCAAAGTTCTTCAATAGAGGGAAACAAGCAATGTTATAGAgcacaatgaatttttaaataaaaacatgtggtCATATTAATTCATGTAGAAAATGTTCTAACCAAGTCCAATGTCTGTTGCTGatataaatactcatgaaatcaGGAATAAGGagtaattttctcattaaatctcTAGCAAACACCATGCTCAAGTCTGAAGATGGACAGCTCTACTCTGAAATCAGGAACAAGGGCAGGTTGCTGGTTTTGACCTGTTGCTCAATATTGGACTGAAAGTTCTACCCAGAAGGATAAGCCAAGAAAGAAGGCATCCACATGTGAAAGGAAACACTAGAACTCTGTCTATTCAGAGACCAGGGAAGACATCATCTTATATAGAGCTTcctaaagaatcaacaaaaaatgaTTACAGCCAGTTACCTTATTCAGCACAGTTACAGGACAAaatatcaatacacaaaaatctctcttatttgtatacactagcaatgaatcaTCCAAAAAGCCTTAAAAACGAAGGGGGCTCTGACACAGGCGACACCACGCATGAAGCTGGAAGTCATCACGCTGAGCGACatcagccagtcacagaaggacagacGCCCTGTGGTCCCACTTACATGAAGTGTCCTGAGACACACAGTAGAATGTGGCTGCCGGGGCCGAGGGGAAGGGGGACGGGGAGCTGGTGTCTCCTGCAGACAGAGCCGCCCtcggggagaaggaagaagttctggagaaTGACGTGCCCCCACGGGAACTCAGCTACGGCCGAGAACTGCGCACCTGACACGTTCTGAGGGGTCACTGTGACCACATTTTGTCCCAGTGAACACGGGAATGAGGGACCGATGCAGGCCACAACGGGGACGGCCACTGAAAACAGCCCCACtgacagaagccagacagaaaaggccACTCCAATTGGGGCCATCTGTGCTCCTTCAGTCCCTAAGGGTTGTGCGAATAAGGGAAAGTGTCGGGAGcagttccagaaaaagaaaactggatccGAATGGAAAGGACGCTTCAGCCCGTGGGGCAGGTGGCGACAGCGGAAGTGGGCCCGTGGCCTGGGTTATAACGTGGGCACCGCGATGATTTCCTCAGTCAGGGTTCTGTGGTGGTTCCGCGGGACAGTGTCCCCGTCGGGGGTAACACGCCCTGAAGCACCCCGCGTGCAGTGGTAAATGTGGTAAGGAGACGACAGCTGGGGTCTGAGTGTGGAGATAAAGCGTATTTGCGCTGCGGTGACAGGTTGACCGCGCTTTAATCACCGCAGAGTCCACGACTCTTCAAACCACCACGGCGGCACCAGGTCACGGAAGCAGAGACGACACCAGACTGTGACGGAGGCCGCGCCCTCCCAGACCCGGTTCCCCACCGCGGAGAGCCCACTCCCCTTGAAGGAGGCCACGTGGTAGCGAGAGACTCGCGGGAGGATTAAGTCAGCAGCCCCCGTGTCTCGGGTGCAGCAGAAGCAGTGGGATCTGGAATTCCCATTTTCCACAACCCTCCCCCAAAACCTGGTTAGAACTGTGAAAATGCAAGACGGGCACCTCAGGAGAGGGGACTGGGGACGCCAGCAGGGAGGCCGGAGGGGGGAGCCCGCCACTCAGGGTCAGTGACGGGAACGGCCGTCAGTCACAGGCCCAGGGTCGGAAGCCTCCACAGCAGACACCCATCAGTCACAGGCCCCGGAGCGGAGGACGCAGGTGTCCGCTCCTCCAGGAACTCCACGCTCCCTGCAGCTCAGCGGGGGCGAGCCGCCGTCAccccgaagcctgcttctctccggCGGACTTCCCTTCGGAACGGCGCTCcccgcttcctcctccttctgcacCACACACTGACCGCTGACAGACCTGTTCTCTGACCCCGAGAGACAGCgccctcaggcgtcgaggtgacacccggagacgggcagacacccccctcaggcgtcgaggtgacacccggagacgggcagacaccccctcaggcgtcgaggtgacacccgggAGGGCAGACAGCgccctcaggcgtcgaggtgacacccggagacgggcagacaccccctcaggcgtcgaggtgacacccggagacgggcagacagcgccctcaggcgtcgaggtgacacccggagacgggcagaccccccacag
Coding sequences within it:
- the LOC113938948 gene encoding skin secretory protein xP2-like, which encodes MDAVPRWGFHVRAPHRLWPFGRKDRKKATEDMEKQLADVPSSLTEGLTPQASRKTGAGDCRARPPTPRGPPSQVVVHQTVVQEPEPTEVEAEAEAAPPPEELEPDLEGGLVPAVTSGGDQEPAGDPAPAHGEPGAVQEELAPAPAPAPAPAAVPATPPSPTQPLPLPRT